The following proteins are co-located in the Labrys monachus genome:
- a CDS encoding lysophospholipid acyltransferase family protein: protein MIKRIGQSGFVQKALGEGLAGWLKFVHGTSRFADHPADLYGPIRDQYPYIVAMWHGQHFLVPFMRREGHEFRILISRHGDGEINAVAVTRLGLGLVRGSGGRAARQHYKGGPAALRELIATLKAGQSVGVTADVPRVGGIAGLGIVTLARLSGRPIVPVAVATSNMIRLSSWDRAVINLPFSRGAFVVGDLVHVPGDADAALMEAKRVEVQAALDAAHRTAYAMVGRRFVKAAA from the coding sequence ATGATCAAGCGGATAGGGCAGTCCGGTTTCGTGCAGAAAGCGCTCGGCGAGGGGCTCGCGGGCTGGCTGAAATTCGTCCATGGTACAAGCCGCTTCGCCGATCATCCCGCCGATCTCTACGGGCCGATCCGCGACCAATATCCCTATATCGTCGCCATGTGGCACGGGCAGCATTTCCTCGTGCCGTTCATGCGGCGCGAGGGGCATGAGTTCAGGATCCTGATCTCGCGCCACGGCGACGGCGAGATCAATGCGGTCGCGGTGACGCGGCTCGGGCTCGGGCTGGTCCGCGGCTCCGGCGGCCGGGCCGCCCGCCAGCATTACAAGGGCGGTCCGGCGGCTCTGCGCGAACTGATCGCCACCCTCAAGGCGGGGCAGTCGGTCGGCGTGACCGCCGACGTGCCGCGGGTCGGCGGTATCGCGGGGCTCGGCATCGTCACCCTCGCCCGCCTGTCGGGCCGGCCGATCGTGCCGGTGGCGGTGGCGACGTCCAACATGATACGGCTCTCGAGCTGGGACCGCGCCGTGATCAACCTGCCGTTTTCCCGCGGGGCCTTCGTGGTGGGAGACCTCGTCCATGTCCCCGGCGACGCCGACGCCGCGCTGATGGAGGCCAAGCGCGTCGAGGTGCAGGCGGCGCTCGATGCCGCGCACCGCACCGCCTACGCCATGGTCGGCCGACGATTCGTGAAGGCGGCCGCATGA
- a CDS encoding TonB family protein: protein MTSADLIGNRRSGMIATAAALHLAAVAGAWIAIPPGTVTRADQPIEASFAPMPSADQVNAKSTWLAQEVRSAVEQADPAPEETARVVKDDAAAAAPVPAATQPLQPDRAEAERAPAAQEPVRSETARLEPAPAAPLASAEGPAAPSAPAPTTQASAVPAPAASPVADVVVALASQEDFATPAAVPQADSGDVTPALATEAVPEPSKASQPATARPATAGAAEPKPARPSRATPRKKTASQPVKAAAEQAPKAKPAEKTVARRPQLGGAGAVSDVGVADDARRSGATAKNYDAVILAQIRSRLRFPASARDRGVEGTAAVSFVVSGQGAVGTVHLARSSNDMALDAAALALVRGLSLPPPPYHPYVRTVPVRYALR, encoded by the coding sequence ATGACCTCCGCCGACCTCATCGGGAACCGGCGTTCCGGCATGATCGCGACGGCGGCGGCGCTGCATCTGGCGGCAGTCGCCGGCGCCTGGATCGCGATTCCGCCGGGGACGGTCACGCGTGCGGACCAGCCGATCGAGGCCTCCTTCGCGCCGATGCCGTCCGCCGACCAGGTGAATGCCAAGAGCACGTGGCTGGCGCAGGAGGTGCGGTCCGCCGTGGAGCAGGCCGACCCCGCACCCGAGGAGACGGCGCGGGTGGTAAAGGACGATGCCGCCGCCGCTGCGCCGGTGCCCGCCGCGACGCAGCCCCTCCAGCCCGACAGGGCGGAGGCGGAGCGTGCGCCTGCCGCGCAGGAGCCCGTGCGGAGCGAAACGGCGCGGCTCGAGCCGGCGCCGGCCGCGCCGCTGGCATCGGCCGAGGGGCCGGCCGCTCCGTCTGCTCCCGCTCCGACGACGCAGGCGTCGGCGGTTCCCGCGCCGGCGGCGTCGCCGGTCGCGGACGTCGTCGTCGCCCTCGCTTCGCAGGAGGATTTCGCGACGCCGGCGGCGGTGCCGCAGGCCGACAGCGGCGACGTCACGCCGGCCCTTGCCACAGAAGCCGTGCCGGAGCCCTCGAAGGCAAGTCAGCCCGCGACGGCAAGGCCCGCCACAGCCGGAGCCGCCGAGCCGAAGCCCGCCAGGCCCTCGCGGGCGACGCCACGGAAGAAGACGGCCTCCCAGCCGGTGAAGGCCGCGGCCGAGCAGGCGCCCAAGGCGAAGCCCGCCGAGAAGACCGTCGCCAGGCGGCCCCAGCTGGGCGGCGCCGGCGCGGTGTCGGATGTGGGGGTCGCCGACGATGCCCGCCGGAGCGGCGCCACGGCCAAGAATTACGATGCGGTGATCCTCGCCCAGATCCGCAGCCGCCTGCGGTTTCCCGCGAGCGCCCGGGACCGGGGCGTCGAGGGCACCGCCGCCGTGAGCTTCGTGGTCTCGGGGCAGGGCGCCGTCGGCACCGTGCACCTTGCCCGCAGCTCGAACGATATGGCGCTGGATGCCGCCGCCCTCGCTTTGGTGCGCGGGCTTTCGCTCCCTCCGCCACCCTACCACCCCTACGTCCGGACGGTTCCCGTCCGTTACGCCCTGCGGTAA
- a CDS encoding DUF4170 domain-containing protein, whose amino-acid sequence MSEPQKQLLHLVFGGELTSIEGIEFKDLAALDIVGIFPNYATAQAAWKAKAQSSVDNAQMRYFIVHLHRLLDPSTDAAKR is encoded by the coding sequence ATGAGCGAACCGCAGAAGCAACTGCTGCACCTCGTCTTCGGCGGCGAACTGACCTCGATCGAGGGTATCGAGTTCAAGGATCTCGCGGCCCTCGACATCGTCGGCATCTTCCCCAATTACGCGACCGCGCAGGCCGCCTGGAAGGCCAAGGCCCAGTCGAGCGTCGACAATGCGCAGATGCGCTATTTCATCGTCCATCTCCACCGTCTGCTCGATCCGTCGACCGACGCGGCCAAGCGCTGA
- a CDS encoding MotA/TolQ/ExbB proton channel family protein yields MPDTNPHFSFLNLLIHADPVVKAVMAILVLASILSWGLSFETLRRQRRLGRFIRTAAAGGLAAAPVLAQTLLIRGRQSADIVIAGETGGEYRGRIERAMREVAAGLVGATDAGLSFLATVAAVAPFVGLFGTVWGVMNSFSAIAGANDTSLATVAPGIAEALFTTALGLVAAVPAVVAYNRLSQGAAGMGRRFEQVIRREAEAMAARRPAAGGQAHPLGFREAAE; encoded by the coding sequence ATGCCCGACACCAATCCGCATTTCTCCTTCCTCAACCTGCTGATCCATGCCGATCCGGTGGTGAAGGCGGTGATGGCGATCCTCGTCCTCGCCTCGATCCTCTCCTGGGGCCTGAGCTTCGAGACGCTGCGGCGGCAGCGGCGCCTCGGCCGCTTTATACGGACAGCGGCCGCGGGCGGCCTGGCGGCAGCCCCGGTTCTGGCGCAGACCTTGCTGATCCGAGGCCGGCAATCGGCCGATATCGTCATCGCCGGCGAGACGGGCGGTGAATATCGCGGCCGGATCGAGCGGGCGATGCGCGAAGTGGCCGCCGGCCTGGTCGGCGCGACGGATGCCGGGCTCTCCTTTCTCGCGACCGTGGCGGCGGTGGCGCCCTTCGTCGGGCTGTTCGGCACCGTCTGGGGGGTGATGAACAGTTTTTCCGCCATTGCCGGCGCCAATGATACGAGCCTGGCGACCGTCGCCCCCGGCATTGCGGAAGCGCTGTTCACGACGGCGCTGGGGCTGGTGGCCGCCGTGCCTGCCGTCGTCGCCTATAACCGCCTGTCGCAGGGCGCGGCGGGCATGGGCCGGCGGTTCGAGCAGGTGATCCGCCGCGAGGCGGAGGCGATGGCGGCGCGCCGTCCGGCGGCCGGCGGCCAGGCCCACCCCCTCGGCTTCAGGGAGGCGGCGGAATGA
- a CDS encoding zinc-binding dehydrogenase: MSRTFKAWLLRGPGEGLRLEDLPLPDLHPRGVLVRVESATVLSYMGKVIDGSLGYATPPPPFIPGTNAVGRVEAVGSEVSHVTAGELVFLSPHLVDDVPGEAPAQILIGLTAMGAARVDGLPDGALRLQQVWRDGVFAEFAQWPAACVTPLRGLGRVPDDRLIALAKLVVPYGGLLRGGVEPGHTVLVNGATGYYGSAGVMVALAMGAAKVVAIGRDQAGLDRLAETLGPRVVAARVTGEDANADLAAVLAAGGRADVGLDLLGRASSTATTLATLRALKRGGRLVLMGSAAAPLELAFGEMLGNDWEVVGNFMYRRSAPGQLAALAAAGLLDLSLVRIKRFALAQLPEAIAAAAVMRDLDLVAVEGA, encoded by the coding sequence TTGTCCCGGACATTCAAGGCGTGGCTGCTGCGCGGCCCCGGCGAAGGCCTTCGCCTCGAGGACCTGCCGCTCCCCGACCTTCATCCGCGCGGCGTCCTCGTCCGTGTCGAGAGCGCCACGGTGCTGTCCTATATGGGCAAGGTGATCGACGGTTCGCTCGGCTACGCGACGCCGCCGCCGCCCTTCATCCCCGGCACCAACGCCGTCGGCCGCGTCGAAGCCGTCGGTTCGGAAGTGTCGCATGTCACCGCCGGCGAGCTCGTCTTCCTCAGTCCCCATCTCGTCGACGACGTTCCCGGCGAGGCGCCGGCACAGATCCTCATCGGCCTCACCGCGATGGGCGCCGCCCGCGTCGACGGGCTTCCCGACGGCGCACTGCGCCTGCAGCAGGTCTGGCGCGACGGCGTCTTCGCGGAATTCGCGCAATGGCCCGCCGCCTGCGTCACGCCGCTGCGAGGCCTCGGGCGCGTCCCGGACGACCGCCTGATCGCGCTCGCCAAGCTCGTCGTGCCCTATGGCGGCCTGCTTCGCGGCGGCGTGGAGCCGGGCCACACCGTCCTGGTCAATGGCGCGACCGGCTATTACGGCTCCGCCGGCGTGATGGTGGCCCTGGCGATGGGGGCGGCGAAGGTCGTCGCCATCGGCCGCGACCAGGCCGGCCTCGATCGCCTTGCCGAGACGCTCGGGCCACGCGTCGTCGCCGCCAGGGTCACCGGAGAGGACGCGAATGCCGACCTCGCGGCCGTCCTCGCCGCCGGCGGACGGGCGGATGTCGGGCTCGATCTCCTCGGCCGGGCCTCCAGCACGGCGACGACGCTCGCCACCCTCCGGGCGCTCAAGCGCGGCGGCCGGCTCGTGCTGATGGGCAGCGCCGCCGCGCCGCTCGAACTCGCCTTCGGCGAGATGCTCGGCAATGACTGGGAAGTCGTCGGCAATTTCATGTATCGGCGCTCCGCACCGGGTCAGCTCGCGGCGCTGGCGGCGGCCGGGCTGCTCGATCTCAGCCTGGTGAGGATCAAGCGCTTCGCGCTGGCGCAACTGCCCGAGGCGATCGCCGCGGCCGCCGTGATGCGGGATCTCGACCTCGTCGCCGTCGAGGGCGCGTAG
- the lpxK gene encoding tetraacyldisaccharide 4'-kinase, whose amino-acid sequence MSPLLQPPRFWYRPAGWQARLLAPVAEVYGRRVVARMRQPGQRAAVPVVCIGNFTLGGAGKTPLALAVADLLAEAGYKPAFLTRGYGGSETGPLRVMPGAVAAEVGDEALLLARKAPTIVSVDRPAGAALAVSDGATIIVMDDGFQNPSLEKDCSIIAVDGETGIGNGMTFPAGPLRAPLHDQMPFVSAVVVIGPGDAGGRVLDFARGSGLAALQARIVLDPSAPVLRGKRVLAFAGIGRPEKFFKTLADMGAIIAATQVFPDHHPFTENDAMAIASRAQSGRLIPVTTTKDMVRLTGGPARTGLASITRSVPVRLVFEEENSMREFLHRHFRIRK is encoded by the coding sequence ATGAGCCCGCTCCTCCAGCCGCCACGCTTCTGGTACCGGCCGGCCGGGTGGCAGGCGCGCCTGCTGGCACCGGTCGCGGAGGTCTATGGCCGGCGCGTCGTGGCGCGCATGCGGCAGCCGGGCCAGCGTGCCGCGGTGCCGGTGGTGTGCATCGGCAATTTCACGCTCGGCGGCGCGGGCAAGACACCGCTGGCGCTTGCGGTGGCCGACCTGCTGGCGGAGGCCGGCTACAAGCCTGCCTTCCTCACGCGCGGCTATGGCGGCAGCGAAACGGGGCCGCTGCGCGTCATGCCCGGCGCCGTCGCCGCCGAGGTCGGCGACGAGGCCCTGCTGCTGGCCCGCAAGGCGCCGACCATCGTCTCGGTCGACCGGCCGGCCGGCGCGGCCCTGGCCGTATCGGACGGCGCGACCATCATCGTCATGGACGACGGCTTCCAGAACCCGTCGCTCGAAAAGGATTGCTCGATCATCGCTGTGGATGGCGAGACGGGCATCGGCAACGGCATGACCTTTCCGGCCGGGCCGCTGCGCGCGCCGCTGCATGACCAGATGCCCTTCGTGTCCGCCGTGGTGGTGATCGGGCCGGGCGACGCCGGCGGCCGCGTGCTCGACTTCGCCAGGGGCTCCGGCCTCGCGGCGCTGCAGGCGCGCATCGTCCTCGATCCGTCGGCCCCGGTCCTGCGCGGCAAGCGGGTGCTCGCCTTCGCCGGCATCGGCCGCCCGGAGAAGTTCTTCAAGACGCTGGCGGATATGGGCGCGATCATCGCGGCGACTCAGGTCTTCCCCGATCATCATCCCTTCACAGAGAACGACGCAATGGCGATCGCGTCCCGGGCCCAGAGCGGCAGGCTCATTCCGGTGACGACGACCAAGGACATGGTGCGGCTGACCGGAGGCCCCGCGCGGACCGGCCTCGCCTCGATCACGCGGAGCGTGCCGGTCCGCCTCGTCTTCGAGGAGGAGAATTCGATGCGCGAGTTCCTGCATCGACACTTCAGGATCAGGAAATAG
- a CDS encoding GNAT family N-acetyltransferase: MSAELNWRRVEIQSRRMSIKPFVADDAHDVFRSITLPITRFMAWEPPTSWPAFAPIWQFWLSSIRRGSDVHFVLRGLPDRRYLGLVGLHGVRTARPELGIWIREDEHGRGYGGEAVAAVAGWASERLDIEAFRYPVAEQNISSRRIAEALGGIVQGTQSTPKYTAVIYLIPPRR, from the coding sequence ATGTCGGCTGAACTGAACTGGCGAAGGGTCGAGATCCAATCGCGGCGGATGTCGATCAAGCCCTTCGTGGCGGACGACGCCCATGACGTCTTCCGCTCCATCACCCTGCCGATCACGCGTTTCATGGCGTGGGAACCGCCGACCTCCTGGCCGGCCTTCGCGCCGATCTGGCAGTTCTGGCTCTCTTCGATCCGCAGGGGCTCCGACGTGCATTTCGTGCTGCGCGGCCTTCCCGATCGACGCTATCTCGGCCTGGTCGGCCTGCACGGCGTCCGCACCGCCCGTCCCGAACTCGGCATCTGGATCCGCGAGGACGAGCACGGGCGCGGCTATGGCGGAGAGGCGGTCGCCGCGGTCGCGGGCTGGGCATCGGAACGGCTGGACATCGAGGCGTTCCGCTACCCCGTCGCCGAGCAGAACATTTCCAGCCGGCGCATCGCCGAAGCGCTCGGCGGCATCGTGCAGGGCACGCAGAGCACTCCCAAATACACCGCCGTGATCTACCTCATCCCGCCTCGCCGATGA
- a CDS encoding ExbD/TolR family protein: MSFSLGESDADDGLGAPRVVSDINVTPFVDVMLVLLIVFMVTAPMLAAGVKVDLPKASGAAAISPAREPLVVTVKADGSVFVGADALGGAGFDAAIAARLGADPKVTAHIRADAAVPYEKVLDVMAALSRDGVSRLAFIGKADRAAPSP; encoded by the coding sequence ATGAGCTTCTCGCTGGGCGAATCGGATGCGGACGACGGCCTCGGCGCACCGCGGGTGGTCTCGGACATCAACGTCACGCCCTTCGTCGACGTCATGCTGGTCCTGCTCATCGTGTTCATGGTCACCGCGCCGATGCTGGCGGCCGGCGTCAAGGTCGACCTGCCCAAGGCGAGCGGCGCCGCGGCGATCTCGCCGGCCCGCGAGCCGCTGGTCGTCACCGTGAAGGCGGACGGCTCGGTGTTCGTCGGGGCCGATGCCCTCGGCGGCGCGGGATTCGACGCGGCGATCGCGGCGCGGCTCGGGGCCGATCCCAAGGTCACGGCGCATATCCGGGCCGATGCGGCGGTGCCCTATGAGAAGGTGCTCGACGTGATGGCGGCGCTCAGCCGCGACGGCGTGAGCCGTCTTGCCTTCATCGGCAAGGCCGACAGGGCCGCGCCTTCGCCATGA
- a CDS encoding antibiotic biosynthesis monooxygenase family protein: MFIAMNRFDVKKDSTAAFEAVWRDREVHIDKLPGFISFHLLRGPEHEDHVLYSSHVVWASKADFEAWTHSEAFRLAHRNAGKGPALTLGHPVFEGFEVLQTLNAPAASKAA, encoded by the coding sequence ATGTTCATCGCCATGAACCGATTCGATGTGAAGAAGGATTCGACTGCTGCCTTCGAAGCCGTCTGGCGCGATCGCGAAGTGCATATCGACAAGCTGCCCGGCTTCATCTCCTTCCATCTCCTGCGCGGCCCCGAGCATGAGGACCATGTGCTCTATTCCTCGCATGTCGTCTGGGCGAGCAAGGCGGATTTCGAAGCCTGGACCCATTCGGAAGCCTTCCGCCTCGCCCATCGCAATGCCGGCAAGGGACCGGCCCTTACCCTCGGCCACCCGGTGTTCGAGGGCTTCGAGGTGCTGCAGACGCTGAACGCCCCGGCGGCGAGCAAGGCGGCATAG
- a CDS encoding 3'(2'),5'-bisphosphate nucleotidase CysQ yields MSGAGYLSASDALPLLTEAAREAGEIGLRFMRDGARVFDKSDNSPVTEADLAIDAHLAARLRPVSEAIGWLSEEAADSADRLSRRQVWVLDPIDGTRGFIAGNGEWVISAALVEEGRPLAGVLYRPTTGDLYHAGRGLGAFRNGQRLSADAGMAGATRHAAGPKPMFDVIRHALPQVERTSSLSSLALRIAYVAEGRVDVAFASDASHDWDIAAADILLSEAGGRLSTIAGADIVYNRPEPVHEPLLAAGSGRQAAIAALFPQHHFPRRAKR; encoded by the coding sequence TTGTCCGGGGCCGGATATCTGAGCGCGAGCGATGCCTTGCCGCTCCTGACTGAAGCAGCGAGGGAAGCGGGCGAGATCGGCCTGCGCTTCATGCGCGATGGCGCCAGGGTCTTCGACAAATCCGACAATTCTCCGGTCACCGAGGCGGATCTCGCCATCGATGCCCATCTCGCCGCGCGCCTGCGTCCGGTGTCCGAGGCCATCGGCTGGCTGTCGGAGGAAGCGGCGGACAGCGCCGACAGGCTGTCGCGCCGCCAGGTCTGGGTGCTCGATCCGATCGACGGCACGCGCGGCTTCATCGCGGGCAACGGCGAATGGGTGATTTCGGCGGCGCTGGTCGAGGAGGGGCGGCCGCTGGCCGGCGTGCTCTATCGTCCGACCACCGGCGATCTCTATCACGCCGGCCGTGGCCTTGGCGCCTTCCGGAACGGGCAGCGTCTCAGCGCCGATGCCGGCATGGCCGGCGCCACCCGCCACGCGGCCGGGCCGAAGCCGATGTTCGACGTCATCAGGCACGCCCTCCCGCAGGTCGAACGCACCTCGTCGCTGTCGTCGCTGGCCCTGCGCATCGCCTATGTCGCCGAAGGGCGTGTTGATGTCGCCTTCGCGTCCGACGCGTCGCATGACTGGGACATCGCCGCCGCCGACATCCTGCTCAGCGAGGCCGGCGGGCGTCTCTCCACCATCGCCGGCGCCGATATCGTCTACAACCGTCCCGAACCGGTGCACGAGCCCCTGCTCGCCGCCGGTTCCGGGCGGCAGGCTGCGATCGCGGCGCTTTTCCCGCAGCATCATTTCCCGCGGCGTGCGAAACGCTGA
- a CDS encoding FecCD family ABC transporter permease, which translates to MSFVHAVAQPLAHAATPRRRECLVLAVLGALLAAALAAGLAFGGVHIPPSAWLTAATGGHDLHSGILVGIRLPRVLLGGLVGAGLALSGASMQALFRNPLADPGLTGSASGGILAVVAGIVLLSRADGGAGAGWGLYTLPAVAALACCLTTVLTYRLARDAGGHVGIASLLLAGIGINALAMAAVGLFVTIADDGQLRSIQFWMMGSLAGADWVAVAGTLPALLAASLLLVRRTRALDAYTLGESEAFLAGVDTAALKRGVIAATALAIGAAVAFTGLIGFVGLVAPHCARFLGGQRYSFVLPASGLIGAALVILADAVARVAISPAELPIGLVTSLLGAPVFIALLRRGQRP; encoded by the coding sequence ATGAGCTTCGTCCACGCCGTTGCGCAACCCCTGGCGCATGCCGCGACGCCCCGCCGGCGCGAATGCCTGGTGCTGGCCGTCCTGGGCGCCCTGCTCGCGGCGGCGCTGGCCGCAGGCCTGGCCTTCGGCGGCGTGCATATCCCGCCATCGGCATGGCTGACGGCGGCGACCGGCGGCCATGATCTCCATTCCGGCATCCTCGTCGGCATCCGCCTGCCGCGCGTCCTGCTCGGCGGCCTGGTCGGGGCGGGCCTCGCCTTGTCGGGGGCGAGCATGCAGGCACTGTTCCGCAACCCCCTGGCCGACCCCGGCCTGACGGGATCGGCGTCCGGCGGCATCCTGGCGGTCGTCGCCGGCATCGTGCTCCTGTCGCGTGCGGACGGCGGCGCCGGGGCGGGGTGGGGCCTCTACACCCTGCCGGCCGTGGCGGCCCTGGCCTGCTGCCTCACCACGGTGCTGACCTATCGGCTGGCGCGCGATGCCGGCGGGCATGTCGGTATCGCCAGCCTGCTCCTCGCCGGCATCGGCATCAATGCCCTGGCGATGGCGGCGGTCGGGCTCTTCGTCACCATCGCCGACGACGGCCAGCTGCGCTCGATCCAGTTCTGGATGATGGGATCGCTGGCAGGCGCCGATTGGGTGGCGGTCGCCGGGACGCTGCCGGCCCTGCTGGCCGCAAGCCTGCTGCTGGTCCGACGCACCCGGGCCCTCGACGCCTATACGCTCGGCGAGAGCGAGGCCTTCCTCGCCGGCGTCGACACCGCCGCCCTCAAGCGCGGGGTGATCGCCGCGACCGCGCTCGCCATCGGTGCGGCCGTCGCCTTCACCGGGCTGATTGGCTTCGTCGGGCTCGTGGCGCCCCATTGCGCCCGCTTCCTCGGCGGGCAGCGCTACAGCTTCGTCCTGCCGGCCTCCGGCCTCATCGGCGCGGCGCTCGTGATCCTGGCGGATGCGGTGGCGCGCGTCGCGATCTCGCCGGCGGAACTGCCGATCGGCCTCGTCACCAGCCTGCTCGGCGCACCCGTCTTCATCGCCCTCCTGCGCAGGGGACAGCGTCCATGA
- a CDS encoding DUF2093 domain-containing protein, translating into MNRHENRMNMPGEAQVQFLDADFRVVKPGNFVRCAVTGTTIPIDELRYWSVERQEAYASPDAALQRLKALGII; encoded by the coding sequence ATGAACCGTCACGAGAATCGCATGAACATGCCGGGCGAAGCCCAGGTGCAATTCCTCGATGCCGACTTCCGCGTCGTGAAGCCCGGCAATTTCGTGCGTTGCGCCGTCACGGGAACGACGATCCCGATCGACGAGCTGCGCTATTGGAGCGTCGAGCGGCAGGAGGCCTACGCCTCGCCCGATGCGGCGCTGCAGCGCCTGAAGGCCCTCGGCATCATCTGA
- a CDS encoding ATP-binding cassette domain-containing protein: protein MTLLVNRLRVERAGRIVLRDISFEARAGRILVVMGPNGAGKTTLLDAVAGLLRTVRGSVLFAGEALHALKPAALAARRAVMTQHFDCPFAYAVEDVVALGRLCHAGTPRAARDGAALAAALAAADIGPLARRPITTLSGGERQRVAFAKAVAQLFDRAATGEPHLLILDEPVASLDPEHQHRLLQQARLLAAGGATVVVTLHDLTLASIYGDDVLVLDRGHLAAGGAMAETLTADLIRRVFKVRIGTALQESGAGIVHAVAQADEEAA from the coding sequence ATGACCCTCCTCGTCAACCGCCTGCGGGTGGAACGCGCCGGCCGCATCGTGCTGCGCGACATCTCCTTCGAGGCGCGGGCCGGCCGCATCCTCGTGGTGATGGGGCCGAACGGCGCCGGCAAGACCACGCTCCTCGACGCCGTCGCCGGCCTGCTCCGCACGGTACGCGGCAGCGTCCTGTTTGCCGGCGAGGCGCTGCACGCCCTAAAGCCGGCGGCGCTGGCGGCGCGGCGGGCCGTGATGACGCAGCATTTCGACTGTCCCTTCGCCTATGCCGTCGAGGACGTCGTGGCGCTGGGGCGGCTCTGCCATGCCGGCACGCCCCGCGCGGCCCGCGACGGGGCGGCGCTCGCCGCCGCGCTTGCCGCCGCCGATATCGGTCCGCTGGCGCGCCGGCCGATCACCACGCTGTCGGGCGGGGAGCGTCAGCGCGTCGCCTTCGCCAAGGCCGTGGCGCAGCTGTTCGACCGGGCGGCGACGGGAGAGCCCCATCTCCTCATCCTCGACGAACCGGTGGCGAGCCTCGATCCCGAGCACCAGCACCGCCTGCTGCAGCAGGCCCGGCTGCTGGCGGCCGGCGGCGCCACGGTGGTCGTTACCCTGCATGATCTCACGCTGGCGTCGATCTATGGCGACGACGTGCTCGTCCTCGATCGCGGCCATCTCGCCGCCGGGGGCGCCATGGCGGAGACGCTGACCGCCGATCTGATCCGGCGGGTTTTCAAGGTGCGCATCGGCACCGCCCTGCAGGAATCCGGGGCGGGCATCGTGCACGCCGTCGCTCAAGCCGATGAAGAGGCCGCATGA
- a CDS encoding 3-deoxy-D-manno-octulosonic acid transferase, with product MKAGSPVTLRLYRAATAGFGPFAGLLLARRQRRGKEDAARKSERLGIAGRPRPEGRLCWLHGASVGEAVTILPVAERLAAQGFRILLTTGTVTSAALMAQRLPEGAIHQFVPLDVPVFVRRFLAHWRPDLALFVESELWPAMISEISAAGIPLALVNGRMSPRSFQRWQKAPRTIGALLRCFDLCAAQSADDGARIAALGAPHVISTGNLKFDTPPPPADPVRLEALQEAVEGRPLWLAASTHAGEEALAGAVHEKLKGRFPGLLTIIVPRHPDRGAAIAADLSARGLACLRRSEGRLPEDGTDIYIADTVGELGLFYRLARIVFVGKSLVGRGGQNPVEPAKLGASVLHGPFVHNFVEAYGAFDAMGGAITVRDGEELTAAVGRLLADPGAVARLAEAGAQAVASLSGALDRTMQALAGLAANETP from the coding sequence ATGAAGGCCGGCTCCCCCGTCACGCTCAGGCTCTACCGTGCGGCGACGGCGGGCTTCGGCCCCTTCGCGGGCCTGCTGCTGGCGCGCCGCCAGAGGCGCGGCAAGGAGGATGCGGCCCGCAAGTCCGAGCGCCTCGGCATCGCCGGCAGGCCGCGTCCGGAAGGGCGGCTGTGCTGGCTGCATGGGGCGAGCGTGGGCGAGGCGGTGACGATCCTGCCCGTGGCCGAGCGCCTCGCCGCGCAGGGGTTCCGCATTCTCCTCACCACCGGCACGGTGACGTCCGCGGCGCTGATGGCGCAGCGCCTGCCCGAAGGTGCCATCCATCAATTCGTGCCGCTCGACGTTCCCGTCTTCGTTCGGCGCTTCCTCGCGCATTGGCGGCCCGATCTCGCCCTTTTCGTCGAATCGGAACTCTGGCCAGCGATGATCAGCGAGATCAGCGCCGCCGGCATCCCGCTGGCGCTGGTCAACGGCCGGATGTCGCCGCGCTCCTTCCAGCGCTGGCAGAAGGCGCCGAGGACCATCGGTGCGCTGCTGCGCTGCTTCGACCTGTGCGCCGCACAGAGCGCCGACGACGGCGCGCGCATCGCCGCCCTCGGAGCGCCGCACGTGATCTCCACCGGCAACCTCAAATTCGACACGCCGCCGCCGCCCGCCGATCCCGTCCGGCTCGAAGCCTTGCAGGAGGCCGTCGAGGGGAGGCCGCTTTGGCTCGCCGCCAGCACCCATGCGGGCGAGGAGGCGCTGGCGGGCGCCGTTCATGAGAAATTGAAGGGCCGGTTTCCTGGTCTCCTGACCATCATCGTCCCGCGCCATCCCGATCGCGGCGCCGCCATTGCCGCGGACTTGTCGGCCCGCGGTCTGGCCTGCCTGCGCCGCTCCGAAGGCAGGCTGCCGGAAGACGGCACCGACATCTACATCGCCGACACCGTCGGCGAACTCGGGCTGTTCTACCGCCTTGCCCGCATCGTCTTCGTCGGCAAGTCGCTGGTCGGTCGCGGCGGGCAGAATCCGGTCGAGCCCGCCAAGCTCGGCGCGTCTGTTCTGCACGGTCCTTTCGTGCATAACTTCGTCGAGGCTTACGGAGCGTTCGACGCGATGGGCGGGGCGATCACGGTTCGCGACGGCGAGGAATTGACGGCGGCGGTCGGGCGTCTGCTCGCCGATCCCGGCGCGGTCGCGCGCCTCGCGGAAGCCGGAGCGCAGGCCGTCGCCTCGCTTTCCGGAGCGCTCGATCGCACGATGCAGGCTCTGGCCGGCCTCGCCGCGAACGAAACGCCATGA